The proteins below are encoded in one region of Syntrophotalea carbinolica DSM 2380:
- a CDS encoding YkvA family protein, with translation MHYSDADFWTKLRVIPRSAGRILLLKALLLRELLVSPGVPIWVRAAILGVLGYLILPLDAVPDVLPVVGYADDVAAMTALLGNVNYLVSDDMRGRAEQRLTRLLGDGKESP, from the coding sequence GTGCACTATAGCGATGCAGACTTCTGGACCAAGCTCCGTGTCATTCCCCGATCCGCCGGACGCATTCTTCTGCTTAAGGCCCTGCTGCTGCGGGAACTGTTAGTTTCTCCCGGAGTCCCCATCTGGGTGCGGGCCGCCATCCTCGGCGTGCTCGGCTACCTGATCCTGCCGCTGGACGCGGTGCCCGACGTGCTGCCTGTGGTGGGCTATGCCGACGATGTAGCGGCCATGACGGCGCTGCTGGGCAACGTGAACTATCTGGTCTCCGACGACATGCGCGGTAGGGCGGAACAGCGTCTGACGCGGTTGCTCGGCGACGGAAAGGAGTCCCCGTGA
- a CDS encoding DNA polymerase — MILCGKPFEKVILLDSEFSQPPGERPTPHCLVAKELFSGKTVRVWIEKGEQPLAAPFPTDKNTLFVAYLASAEMTCFQALGWKLPAYVIDLYAEFCLLTNGFFLPRGKGLLGALAYFGEEILDAVEKKDMRELAQRGGPYTEDEKTDLLDYCQRDVLALERLWKHMVPHLDGDRSLLRGEYMKAVAKIEMTGIPIDTLALADLRENWEVIKTSLIEELGAPYGVYKNGKFKTDLFVQYLKNKGIPWPLTPTRKPKTDADTFKEMAKCYPELKPLKELQQLLGKLKLNKLQVGTDGRNRYLSGVFGSKTGRNQPSNSKCIFGLPSWMRKLVRPGPGNGLAYLDYEQQEFGIAGALSGDEAMRQAYISGDPYLAFAIQAGAAPRGATKESHGDIRSRFKATALGVQYGMGQDRLAMNLNISKGEAKALLDLHRKTYARFWQWQQDIENKALIEGSIGGVLGWKMRITSKTKDRTLANFPMQANGAEMLRLAVCLCAERNIKIVAMVHDALVIEAPIAGLEAAKSIAIQAMKEASEIILAGFSLRIEAESIIYPDRFPAKDSSQLWERVWKIIDRAKKRKKTELTADNQEGKDNGC, encoded by the coding sequence ATGATCCTCTGTGGAAAACCTTTTGAAAAGGTAATCCTTTTGGATTCTGAATTTTCTCAACCTCCGGGGGAAAGGCCGACGCCGCATTGCTTGGTTGCTAAGGAACTTTTCTCGGGGAAAACAGTGCGAGTCTGGATCGAAAAGGGGGAGCAGCCGCTGGCTGCTCCCTTCCCGACGGACAAGAATACTCTTTTTGTTGCCTATTTGGCCAGCGCGGAAATGACCTGTTTCCAGGCTTTGGGTTGGAAGTTGCCGGCCTATGTCATCGACCTGTATGCGGAATTTTGCCTCCTCACGAACGGCTTCTTCTTACCGAGGGGCAAAGGATTGCTTGGTGCCTTGGCGTATTTCGGCGAAGAAATACTAGATGCCGTCGAGAAGAAAGACATGCGGGAACTGGCCCAGAGGGGGGGACCCTATACCGAGGATGAGAAAACGGACTTACTCGACTACTGCCAACGCGACGTGCTGGCCCTTGAACGCCTCTGGAAGCACATGGTTCCTCACCTGGATGGTGACCGGTCCCTGTTACGGGGGGAATATATGAAAGCCGTTGCGAAAATCGAAATGACGGGCATTCCAATCGATACTCTTGCGCTCGCCGATCTTCGCGAAAACTGGGAGGTAATCAAAACCTCATTGATCGAGGAATTGGGAGCACCATACGGAGTCTACAAAAATGGCAAATTCAAAACCGACCTCTTCGTTCAGTACCTGAAAAACAAGGGTATCCCTTGGCCCCTTACGCCGACGAGAAAACCGAAAACCGATGCCGATACATTCAAGGAGATGGCCAAGTGTTACCCCGAGTTGAAACCGTTGAAAGAACTGCAGCAACTATTGGGAAAGTTGAAATTGAACAAACTACAGGTCGGAACGGACGGACGTAACCGCTATCTGTCGGGGGTTTTCGGCTCGAAAACAGGGCGGAACCAGCCTTCGAATAGCAAATGTATTTTCGGTCTCCCCTCGTGGATGCGAAAACTCGTGCGGCCGGGGCCGGGAAACGGTTTGGCGTATCTCGACTACGAACAGCAGGAATTCGGTATTGCCGGAGCCCTCTCGGGGGATGAAGCCATGAGACAGGCCTACATTTCGGGCGACCCCTATCTTGCATTTGCAATCCAGGCCGGAGCGGCCCCTCGGGGAGCAACGAAGGAAAGTCACGGCGACATCAGAAGCAGGTTCAAAGCTACAGCTTTGGGAGTTCAATACGGGATGGGGCAGGACCGACTGGCCATGAACCTGAACATTAGCAAAGGGGAAGCCAAAGCGCTGTTGGATTTGCACCGGAAAACCTACGCCAGATTTTGGCAGTGGCAGCAGGACATCGAGAACAAGGCGTTGATCGAAGGAAGTATAGGCGGGGTTTTGGGCTGGAAGATGCGGATCACTTCCAAGACCAAAGACCGGACGTTGGCAAACTTTCCGATGCAGGCAAACGGTGCGGAAATGTTGCGACTTGCCGTGTGCCTCTGCGCAGAGCGAAATATCAAGATCGTCGCCATGGTACACGATGCCCTAGTGATCGAAGCTCCGATTGCTGGGCTCGAAGCCGCAAAAAGCATTGCGATCCAGGCTATGAAAGAAGCCAGCGAGATCATTTTAGCGGGATTTTCGCTCAGAATCGAGGCTGAATCGATCATCTATCCTGACCGGTTCCCGGCCAAAGACAGCAGCCAACTCTGGGAACGCGTGTGGAAGATCATCGATAGGGCAAAAAAAAGAAAGAAAACGGAATTAACCGCAGATAATCAGGAAGGAAAAGATAATGGGTGCTGA